A stretch of the Candidatus Zixiibacteriota bacterium genome encodes the following:
- a CDS encoding NAD(P)-dependent oxidoreductase yields the protein MLILISDAFDSTLPGKLAKYGEVTDDKSRQAEAEIILIRSKTKVTKEYIDASPKLKYVIRGGVGLDNVDQVYARGKGIRVSNTADASTVAVAELAFALMIAMPNRIAEAHVSMSEGKWLKKELKRTELLGKTLGILGLGRIGLALATRARAFGMRVLGWHPDVFFTDFAEIVPGMEDTIRQSDFVSLHMPLLPATKGVINKKTLEWFKNGAYLINTGRAGCIVEEDVAEALKSGKLAGYGTDVWLSDPPDPSSPILKAPNTLMAPHIGASTKENMLRIGYIVDLLIADYVKAK from the coding sequence ATGCTGATACTTATCTCAGACGCATTCGATTCCACTCTCCCCGGTAAGCTGGCCAAGTACGGGGAGGTCACCGACGATAAGAGCCGTCAGGCCGAGGCGGAAATCATTCTTATCCGCAGCAAGACTAAAGTGACCAAAGAGTATATTGACGCCTCACCGAAGCTGAAATATGTCATCCGCGGAGGCGTTGGCCTCGATAATGTCGATCAGGTCTATGCCCGCGGGAAGGGCATCAGAGTGTCCAACACCGCCGACGCTTCGACGGTCGCGGTGGCCGAGCTGGCTTTTGCCCTGATGATCGCGATGCCCAACCGCATTGCTGAAGCTCATGTCTCGATGAGTGAAGGTAAATGGCTTAAGAAGGAGCTGAAACGCACGGAGCTTCTGGGCAAGACTCTCGGTATTCTCGGTCTGGGAAGAATCGGCTTGGCGCTGGCCACCAGGGCGCGGGCGTTCGGCATGAGAGTGCTCGGATGGCACCCCGATGTCTTCTTCACGGATTTCGCCGAGATCGTACCCGGTATGGAAGATACCATCCGGCAGTCCGATTTCGTCTCTCTTCACATGCCCCTGCTTCCCGCCACTAAGGGCGTTATTAACAAGAAGACTCTGGAGTGGTTTAAAAACGGAGCTTACTTAATTAACACCGGCCGTGCCGGGTGTATCGTTGAAGAAGACGTGGCCGAGGCACTCAAGAGCGGCAAACTGGCCGGATACGGCACCGATGTGTGGCTGTCCGACCCGCCGGATCCGTCGTCGCCCATTCTCAAGGCTCCAAACACGCTGATGGCCCCGCATATCGGCGCTTCGACAAAAGAAAATATGCTCAGAATCGGTTATATTGTCGACCTTCTGATAGCTGATTACGTAAAGGCAAAGTAA
- a CDS encoding metallophosphoesterase, which translates to MRNLFPVAVAVFLILLFGITQLLFLRFLNREWWRRRWIKMSAWALPTAGMLFVILWGVGEYHANNWLSYPGATGAILSFVLQLSLILSLPVSGSLHLINSLMDRLARRRSVFHERKVDHHRRRFLRAGAAAIPLASLSMGAGGMAAAVTGAKVYKKTIAMADLPVSLEGLRILHLSDSHLRLHVTLDDLAEVLDKASGFQPHLTVLTGDIADNLRMLPDALRMVEQFASPLGAFACLGNHEYFRGITQVRQIFDRSTVPLLVNEGVRLSQRGQPLYIAGIDDPRFLGAKDYDFFRSCTDAALKDRTIDDFVVLMSHRPDALDYSADTGVQLTLAGHTHGGQVGDMNRSLFESVWPDRYLWGHYRRKNSHLYTSSGVGHWFPFRLGCPAEAPVIELVRG; encoded by the coding sequence GTGAGAAACCTGTTCCCCGTAGCCGTAGCGGTTTTTTTGATTCTGTTGTTCGGCATAACGCAACTGCTCTTTTTGCGTTTTTTAAATCGCGAATGGTGGCGCCGCAGATGGATAAAGATGTCGGCCTGGGCTCTCCCGACGGCAGGCATGCTGTTTGTTATTTTGTGGGGTGTCGGGGAGTATCATGCGAATAATTGGCTGTCGTACCCTGGAGCAACGGGGGCGATCCTCTCGTTCGTTCTTCAGTTGAGTCTGATTTTGTCGTTGCCGGTTTCAGGCTCCCTTCATTTGATTAACTCGCTTATGGACCGACTCGCTCGTCGTCGCAGCGTCTTTCACGAAAGGAAGGTTGACCATCATCGCCGACGCTTCCTTCGTGCCGGTGCCGCCGCGATACCACTGGCCAGTTTGTCTATGGGGGCGGGCGGTATGGCGGCCGCGGTGACCGGCGCGAAAGTGTACAAGAAGACTATCGCGATGGCCGACCTGCCAGTTTCCCTCGAGGGGCTCAGGATCCTTCACCTGTCCGATAGTCACCTGCGTCTTCATGTGACCCTGGATGATTTGGCCGAGGTGCTCGATAAGGCCAGTGGTTTCCAGCCGCATCTGACCGTGTTGACCGGCGACATTGCCGATAATCTCCGGATGCTCCCCGATGCGTTGCGGATGGTCGAACAGTTCGCCTCGCCCCTCGGGGCGTTCGCATGCCTGGGTAACCACGAATATTTCAGGGGGATTACGCAGGTGCGGCAGATATTCGATCGGTCAACCGTTCCCCTGCTGGTCAACGAAGGCGTGCGTTTGTCGCAGAGAGGTCAGCCGCTGTATATTGCCGGTATCGACGACCCGCGTTTTCTGGGGGCGAAGGATTATGATTTTTTCCGCTCCTGCACCGATGCTGCCCTGAAGGACAGAACCATCGATGACTTCGTAGTGCTCATGAGCCACCGTCCCGACGCTCTCGATTATTCCGCTGATACGGGGGTGCAGCTTACTCTGGCAGGGCATACGCACGGGGGACAGGTGGGCGATATGAATCGTTCCCTCTTCGAATCGGTCTGGCCCGATCGTTATCTCTGGGGGCACTACCGGAGGAAGAACAGTCACCTCTACACCTCTTCGGGAGTGGGGCACTGGTTCCCGTTTCGGCTGGGGTGTCCGGCCGAGGCGCCGGTGATTGAACTCGTTCGAGGCTGA
- a CDS encoding DUF1015 family protein, giving the protein MSVVRPFRGLRPRPEKAHVIASPPYDVLSSEEARAIVKDNPDSFLRVNKSEVDFPPNTPPYGEEIYKKGRENLERLMNEGLMARDDKPFFYLYRLSWRGRSQTGLVALTSVEEYDKGLIKKHEHTRPAKVNDRANHIMTLQAQVGPVFTTFRQNPEIKSLFTRLSSRAPKVSFTSPDGVTHELWVVDDEITIKAIVAAFGKLGEMYIADGHHRSQSASEVCRRMKQKNPGHTGKELYNFFLNVIFPADELRILPYNRVVKDLRGLSLKEVLSQAEKSFEVAPHDGPVDPKENHRIGLYAEGRWFVLTPREGSFDAAHPVDSIDSAILTKNFLTPILGIEDIRTDDRIDFIGGIRGVGELIKLVDSDEYKIAFSMYPVSVEQLLKVADAGEVMPPKSTWFEPKLRSGMVVNLLKD; this is encoded by the coding sequence GTGTCTGTCGTACGTCCCTTTCGGGGGTTGAGACCCCGGCCGGAGAAAGCCCATGTGATCGCTTCTCCCCCCTACGATGTCCTTAGCAGTGAAGAAGCCCGGGCGATAGTCAAAGACAATCCTGATTCATTTCTGCGCGTGAACAAGTCCGAAGTCGATTTTCCCCCGAATACTCCGCCGTATGGCGAGGAAATTTATAAGAAGGGCAGAGAAAACCTCGAGCGCTTGATGAATGAAGGTCTGATGGCGAGGGACGACAAGCCGTTTTTCTATCTTTATCGCCTTTCCTGGCGAGGTCGTTCACAGACCGGTCTGGTGGCGCTGACATCGGTTGAAGAATATGACAAGGGGCTTATTAAAAAGCACGAACATACGCGTCCAGCCAAAGTCAACGATCGGGCGAACCATATCATGACCCTTCAGGCTCAGGTGGGTCCGGTTTTTACGACTTTCAGGCAGAACCCCGAAATAAAGAGTCTGTTCACGAGGCTGTCTTCAAGAGCGCCAAAAGTCAGTTTTACCAGCCCCGACGGGGTGACTCACGAGTTATGGGTGGTCGATGATGAAATAACGATAAAGGCGATTGTTGCAGCATTCGGGAAGCTTGGCGAGATGTACATCGCCGATGGACACCATCGCTCGCAGTCGGCCTCTGAAGTCTGCCGTCGTATGAAGCAGAAGAATCCCGGCCACACCGGCAAGGAATTGTACAATTTCTTTCTGAACGTCATCTTCCCGGCCGATGAACTCCGCATCCTGCCATACAACCGGGTGGTTAAGGACCTCCGGGGACTTTCTCTAAAGGAGGTTTTATCTCAGGCCGAAAAGTCATTTGAGGTAGCCCCTCATGACGGCCCGGTGGATCCGAAAGAGAATCACCGCATCGGTCTGTATGCCGAAGGCAGATGGTTCGTCCTGACGCCGCGCGAAGGTAGTTTCGATGCCGCTCACCCGGTCGACTCGATTGACTCGGCTATTCTGACAAAGAACTTCCTGACGCCGATTCTCGGGATCGAGGATATCCGGACCGATGACCGCATTGATTTCATCGGTGGTATCAGGGGAGTTGGAGAGTTGATCAAGCTGGTTGACAGCGATGAATATAAGATAGCGTTTTCGATGTACCCGGTGTCGGTGGAGCAGCTTCTCAAGGTAGCCGATGCCGGCGAGGTAATGCCGCCGAAGTCCACCTGGTTTGAACCCAAGCTGCGAAGCGGTATGGTTGTCAATTTATTGAAAGATTAA
- the serC gene encoding 3-phosphoserine/phosphohydroxythreonine transaminase, with protein sequence MTHRIHNFNAGPATLPLDVLKIVQQEFLDYKGTGMSVMEISHRSKEYDEINDTAIALFREILGLDESYHVLFLGGGASMQFSMVPMNFLHKGKTAAYVDTGAWSNKAIKEAKLIGNVHLAGSSKESSYDHIPKKIDFPKDAAYLHVTSNNTIFGTQYSSFPNAGNVPMICDMSSDIASRRHDFKKFSMIYAGAQKNLGPAGVTVVIIKQSLLDRCAEGLPTMLNYKTHAAKKSLYNTPPAFPVYIVKLVLEWIKRQGGLEAIEKANFAKKERIYKLMDQHPDYYRGTVKADSRSWMNLTMRLPNEDLEKKFIADAKAAGMGGLKGHRDVGGIRVSMYNAMTMEGVDRLAQFMEEFKKNN encoded by the coding sequence ATGACTCATAGAATTCATAACTTCAACGCCGGACCGGCCACCCTGCCTCTGGATGTCTTGAAGATCGTCCAGCAGGAATTTCTCGATTACAAAGGGACGGGTATGTCGGTGATGGAGATCTCGCACCGGTCCAAAGAATACGACGAAATCAACGACACTGCCATCGCTCTGTTCAGGGAGATTCTCGGCCTGGATGAGTCCTACCATGTGCTCTTTCTGGGCGGTGGGGCCTCGATGCAGTTTTCGATGGTGCCGATGAATTTCCTGCACAAAGGGAAAACGGCCGCCTATGTTGATACCGGCGCCTGGTCAAACAAAGCCATCAAAGAAGCGAAATTAATCGGCAACGTGCATCTGGCCGGATCGTCCAAGGAGTCCAGCTACGACCACATTCCGAAAAAAATCGACTTTCCCAAGGATGCCGCCTACCTGCACGTGACATCGAACAATACGATCTTCGGCACCCAGTATTCGTCGTTTCCTAACGCCGGCAATGTACCGATGATTTGTGACATGTCATCGGATATAGCTTCCCGTCGCCACGATTTCAAGAAGTTCTCGATGATTTACGCCGGGGCGCAGAAGAACCTGGGCCCCGCCGGGGTAACGGTTGTTATTATCAAGCAGAGCCTTCTCGACCGGTGTGCGGAGGGCCTTCCCACGATGCTCAACTACAAGACTCACGCCGCTAAGAAATCCCTGTACAACACCCCGCCGGCCTTCCCGGTTTATATCGTGAAGCTGGTGCTGGAGTGGATCAAAAGGCAGGGTGGTCTTGAGGCGATCGAGAAAGCCAACTTCGCCAAGAAAGAACGCATCTATAAACTCATGGATCAGCACCCCGACTATTACCGCGGGACGGTGAAGGCCGACAGCCGCAGCTGGATGAATCTCACGATGAGGCTGCCCAACGAGGACCTCGAAAAGAAGTTCATCGCCGATGCCAAGGCTGCCGGTATGGGCGGTTTGAAGGGTCACCGCGATGTTGGCGGTATCCGCGTCTCCATGTACAATGCTATGACGATGGAAGGTGTGGACCGCCTGGCGCAGTTCATGGAAGAGTTCAAGAAGAACAATTAG
- a CDS encoding SWIB/MDM2 domain-containing protein translates to MAVAKKKTTKKKAAPKKKAAPKKKAAPKKKAAPKKKTTKKKAAPKKKATKKAPKKKAAPKKKPAKKAKTKRKPNPAFMRPMTLSSDLGAVVGTKPIPRTEVTKKLWAYIKKNKLQDTVNKRMINADEKLKKIFGGKGKVSMFEMTKLVSKHMK, encoded by the coding sequence ATGGCAGTAGCCAAGAAGAAAACCACCAAGAAGAAAGCCGCCCCGAAGAAGAAAGCGGCTCCGAAGAAGAAAGCAGCTCCGAAGAAGAAAGCTGCTCCGAAGAAGAAAACCACCAAGAAGAAAGCTGCCCCGAAGAAGAAAGCGACGAAAAAGGCGCCAAAGAAAAAAGCCGCGCCCAAGAAAAAACCCGCCAAAAAGGCGAAAACCAAAAGGAAACCAAATCCCGCTTTCATGCGTCCGATGACGCTCTCCTCTGACCTCGGCGCCGTGGTCGGCACCAAGCCGATTCCGCGCACCGAAGTTACCAAGAAGCTCTGGGCGTACATCAAGAAGAACAAACTTCAGGACACCGTTAACAAGCGTATGATCAATGCTGACGAGAAACTGAAGAAGATCTTCGGAGGCAAGGGCAAAGTTTCGATGTTTGAGATGACCAAGCTGGTCTCCAAGCACATGAAATAA
- a CDS encoding methyltransferase domain-containing protein, giving the protein MAKGKDPGWWDDFFPDFRPVFAIMSERGTTNGDVKLILKKLNLRPGMKFLDCPCGIGRVSLPLARAGIKVRGVDITSSYLEEFRAKARRSGLKIDLHRMDMRRINFDREFDAAANLWTSFGYFEKESDNLLVLKKMFKALKPGGKFLLHIINRDWVMANFRSSDWYEAGKMKVLEKRGFDFARSVGTATWTFIGPHGTSSHDTSIRLYSYHELIGMFKKVGFVDIEGYGSNKEEPIAISRNYMYIFGTRPK; this is encoded by the coding sequence ATGGCAAAAGGTAAGGACCCGGGGTGGTGGGACGATTTCTTTCCGGACTTTCGACCCGTTTTCGCCATAATGTCCGAGCGTGGAACCACAAATGGCGACGTTAAGCTCATTCTCAAAAAGCTCAATCTCCGTCCGGGCATGAAATTTCTCGACTGCCCCTGCGGCATAGGGCGCGTTTCCCTGCCGCTGGCAAGGGCCGGCATTAAGGTAAGGGGCGTTGATATCACTTCCAGTTATCTCGAGGAATTCAGGGCAAAGGCCAGGCGGTCGGGCTTGAAAATCGACCTTCATCGGATGGACATGCGTCGAATCAACTTTGATCGTGAATTCGATGCTGCCGCAAACCTGTGGACTTCGTTCGGGTATTTTGAGAAGGAGTCCGACAATCTTCTGGTGCTCAAAAAGATGTTCAAGGCGCTCAAACCGGGAGGAAAATTTCTGCTCCATATCATAAATCGCGACTGGGTCATGGCCAACTTTCGTTCAAGCGATTGGTATGAGGCCGGGAAAATGAAGGTACTGGAGAAACGGGGATTTGATTTTGCCCGGTCTGTCGGCACCGCCACCTGGACGTTTATCGGCCCCCATGGAACGTCTTCTCATGACACCTCGATCAGATTGTACTCTTACCACGAGTTGATTGGTATGTTCAAAAAAGTCGGTTTCGTTGATATCGAGGGGTATGGGTCCAACAAGGAAGAGCCAATAGCAATCAGCCGAAACTATATGTACATTTTCGGGACCCGGCCGAAATAA
- a CDS encoding TrkH family potassium uptake protein — translation MQKAAVGYAIGKLMQVMGLFLLVPMVIAVYDNFHLSLEEMLVEGEVVGFGIAILISLLVGTQMVVAFRSAQYLQGIKEGYAIVTFGWLGLALISSIPLLSYFIAGDPSGWPNFFAHFTDAYFEIMSGFTTTGATILTDIESVPRSMLFLRSLTHWLGGMGIITLAIVVFPAMGVYGYQMFRGEVPGPTKERLYPRLTQTASVLWGVYLLLSAIETVLLWVGGMNLFDAVCHTFATMATGGFSTRNASIAAFESDFIEWVITVFMFFAGINFLVHFRAMRGDFRILTKNREFTFYLTVIVLAIAVITGVLYFKGPAPAEQAALSFRHEPMSTDAFVEHYVNESNKVESLYDSFRVASFQALSMVTTTGFVTADFDLWPDFIRFTLVLLMFFGGCAGSTGGGMKMIRVLMVGKIVMNELRKLTQPRLVSPVKVGDDSVDDRRIINVVSFVILFVALFIITGGLMLLFVPDLTTAVTCSIATIGNIGPGLAGVGAIENYGWIPIPGKWILVFSMLLGRLEILTVIILLRPSVWRK, via the coding sequence ATGCAGAAGGCCGCCGTTGGATACGCGATCGGTAAGCTTATGCAGGTGATGGGGCTGTTTCTTCTGGTTCCCATGGTCATCGCTGTTTATGACAATTTTCATCTTTCTCTTGAGGAGATGCTTGTCGAGGGTGAAGTAGTCGGCTTCGGCATCGCGATTCTGATATCATTGCTGGTGGGTACGCAGATGGTGGTTGCGTTCAGGAGTGCCCAGTATCTTCAGGGGATCAAGGAGGGCTATGCTATTGTCACATTCGGCTGGTTGGGGCTGGCTCTGATCAGTTCCATACCGCTGCTAAGCTATTTTATCGCCGGCGATCCTTCGGGATGGCCCAACTTCTTCGCCCATTTTACCGATGCTTATTTCGAGATAATGTCCGGCTTTACCACTACGGGGGCCACTATTCTGACCGACATAGAGTCGGTTCCGCGATCGATGCTGTTTTTGCGTTCGCTGACTCACTGGCTGGGAGGTATGGGAATTATCACTCTGGCAATAGTGGTGTTTCCCGCGATGGGGGTGTATGGTTACCAGATGTTCCGGGGTGAGGTCCCCGGGCCGACCAAGGAGCGCCTTTATCCGCGTTTGACGCAGACCGCCTCGGTGCTGTGGGGGGTGTACTTGCTGTTGTCGGCTATAGAGACAGTCCTTCTGTGGGTGGGCGGAATGAACCTGTTCGACGCTGTCTGTCATACTTTCGCGACTATGGCGACCGGCGGTTTTTCCACCAGGAATGCCTCTATAGCCGCTTTCGAATCCGACTTTATTGAATGGGTCATAACCGTTTTCATGTTCTTTGCGGGTATAAATTTCCTCGTCCACTTTCGGGCCATGCGCGGTGATTTTCGCATCCTCACGAAAAACAGGGAATTCACCTTCTACCTGACGGTGATTGTGCTCGCAATTGCCGTGATTACCGGTGTTCTCTATTTCAAAGGTCCGGCTCCGGCGGAGCAGGCCGCCCTCAGTTTCCGTCACGAACCAATGTCGACAGATGCCTTCGTCGAGCATTATGTAAACGAGAGCAATAAGGTGGAATCGCTCTATGACAGTTTTCGTGTGGCCAGTTTTCAGGCGCTGTCAATGGTGACCACCACCGGGTTTGTCACCGCCGATTTTGACCTCTGGCCCGATTTCATCAGGTTTACCCTTGTCTTGCTGATGTTTTTCGGAGGCTGTGCCGGTTCCACCGGCGGTGGTATGAAAATGATCAGGGTCCTCATGGTTGGCAAAATAGTCATGAACGAACTTCGCAAGCTGACACAGCCCCGTCTGGTGTCGCCGGTGAAGGTGGGCGATGATTCGGTCGATGACCGACGGATTATAAACGTCGTCTCGTTCGTAATTCTCTTTGTGGCCCTTTTCATCATCACCGGCGGTCTCATGCTTTTGTTCGTCCCGGATTTGACCACCGCCGTCACCTGCTCAATCGCCACGATCGGAAATATCGGGCCGGGTCTTGCGGGAGTCGGGGCTATTGAAAATTACGGCTGGATACCCATACCGGGGAAATGGATCTTGGTATTCTCGATGTTGCTGGGTCGTCTCGAGATTCTCACCGTCATAATCCTCCTTCGTCCGTCGGTATGGCGCAAATAG